In Legionella cincinnatiensis, the DNA window TCTATACTCTATTTGTCATTTTTATGTAATTTTTTTATAAAAAAAGATCTAATTGTTCTTTATGTGATATAGTGTTTCATTTGTTTTGGATGCCTGTTTTATGAAACATTTAAAGTGGTACTTTTGGCAATTTGTTATTTCTATTGTGTTGTCAAGTATATTGATTGCGACAAAAGTTAATGCAACGGTGGTGCGTATTCTGCAAGCGAACTTATTTTCCTGGTCTACTATGGATAAAAAAAAGAATCCTCCACCAATTGTTCGGATGACCTCGTACATTAATGAACATAATTTTGATTTTATTACCACTCAAGAAAATGATTACTTATTGACGGACAGTGTTTATAAGCTTGACCAAAAATATAAAATAGCCGGAATAAGAGAAGATGCTTCTATTTTTTATGATAGTTCTCGTTGGGCTAGGGTAGAAAATAGCCAAAAAACAATACCAATGACTGCTGATGGAGGAGGTAGAAGACTTGCAGTATTTTCTCAATTCAAAAATTTAAAAAGTGGTGAGATTGTTGCGCTTGGGACTACACATCTTTGTGTGGCATGGGGTGGGCATGCAGATTGTATTGGAGGACAAGTGGCTGCTCATAATAATGATGCACGAGCAATAAGCGAGTTTATTGAAGAGTACTCTGCTCACGTAAAAATTCCAGTGTTTGTTACTGGTGATTTTAATAATCTTCAAGATAATTTAAATCAAGCTCAAATCATAGAGTCCACTTTTGTTAATTATGGTTTGTCTGCTGTGAAATCTCATGGAAATTTTATAGGTCCAACCTTTGGAAATGCTGTAATTGATTTTGTTTATTTTCGCCAAGCAACATTGAAAAATGCATCACTTTATACACAAACACAAGGAAATCCTTCCGATCATTCAGCGATTGATACTACATTTCAGATTGGGCTATGAAATAGCAAGTGTAGCCTGGTTGCTTGCAACCAGGATTTATCCGAAGTGGCAACGATTATCAAGCTTTTGTAATAGCTATAAAGAGGCTATTTTATGTTGCAAGTCCACAAGGAAGAGCAAAAACCTCATGGTCAATTACAGACGCGACAAAACTCGGGGTGGTACGTATTTTTTTACACTGGCATTAAAGGATCGAACATCAAAAGTACTTACAAATAATATAGCATCGCTACGCCGTTCATTTCGACGAGCAAGACGGAATAATTTCTTTATCATTAAGGCGATTGTTGTATTACCTGAGCATATGCACCTCCTGATGGAACTTCCAGAAGAAGATGCAGACTATTCGACTCGATTACGGCAAATAAAAACCTATTTTTTACACGAGCTCTTATCTGCTGGAGCGCCCTTATTAAAAAATCAAAAAAATGAATACAATTTGTGGCAGCGTCGATTTTGGGAACATCGTATACGCAATGAATCTGATTTTTGTGCTCATGTGAATTATATTCATTTTAATCCAGTGAAACATGGATGGGTAAAAGAAGTTATTGATTGGCCTTACTCAAGTTTTCATAAATATGTTCGTGAAGGTATGTTACCGAAAAGTTGGAGTGGGAAGTTAATGGATGATTTTAATTTTGGTGAGTAAACAGCAAGTGTAGCCTGGTTGCTTGCAACCAGGATGTATCTGAAGTGGCAAAGATCATCAAGCTTTTGCAATAGATATTAAAGATGCTTTGCTTAATCCGGGCCACAGAGGAATAGGAATCAATTCCTTAAGCTGACGCTATTACCTAAATAGATACTAAAATGATGTTTAAGTCTGTCACTAAGGAATGGTGAGTGACCATTTAAAAAAA includes these proteins:
- a CDS encoding REP-associated tyrosine transposase — translated: MVNYRRDKTRGGTYFFTLALKDRTSKVLTNNIASLRRSFRRARRNNFFIIKAIVVLPEHMHLLMELPEEDADYSTRLRQIKTYFLHELLSAGAPLLKNQKNEYNLWQRRFWEHRIRNESDFCAHVNYIHFNPVKHGWVKEVIDWPYSSFHKYVREGMLPKSWSGKLMDDFNFGE
- a CDS encoding endonuclease/exonuclease/phosphatase family protein translates to MKHLKWYFWQFVISIVLSSILIATKVNATVVRILQANLFSWSTMDKKKNPPPIVRMTSYINEHNFDFITTQENDYLLTDSVYKLDQKYKIAGIREDASIFYDSSRWARVENSQKTIPMTADGGGRRLAVFSQFKNLKSGEIVALGTTHLCVAWGGHADCIGGQVAAHNNDARAISEFIEEYSAHVKIPVFVTGDFNNLQDNLNQAQIIESTFVNYGLSAVKSHGNFIGPTFGNAVIDFVYFRQATLKNASLYTQTQGNPSDHSAIDTTFQIGL